The window GTGAGTTCCGGCAATTAATCCAACGATAATTCCAACAAATGGTCCACCAATTAATCCTGAAACACCAATCGCAAGTGTTCGTGTGTTGGCAATCGAAGCATGTTCAGATAGAACGGTTAACAGATCTGTAGAAATAATTCGATTTGCAGTAATCTCAACTCCAGTAAAATTAGAAATAATGGCAAATAACGCAAAAATACCACTTAACTGTAACTTTGAAGATAACTTTTCACGCGTTAATAAAATATTTTTAAAATAAGCAACATTAACTAATAAAAAAGCTAGCAAAACAATTAATCCTACTCGCTCCATCATCATAATAAATAAATTAAACATTCAATAGCCACCTTCTAAATTAAAAACTTGTTTACTTACCTAACAGTTTAGCATGTTACATAAGTAATAACCAATAGAAGAATAAAAATTTCATCATTTCCATTTACAAGCCTTATTCTATTTTTCACTTGTGATCAAAATAAAAAAATAACCTCCTGGCAAGTAGTTACCAGGAGGTTAAATTAAAACTTAAGCATCTTCTAAAACAAATTGATTGTGATAAAGTTCTGAATAGAAACCTTTTTCTTTTAATAAAGACTCATGAGTTCCTTCTTCAATAACCGTTCCTTCTTTTAAAACCACAATGTAATCTGCATTTAAAATCGTTTTTAAACGATGGGCAATTACAAAGCTTGTTCGACCAGCAATAATATTTTCCATCGCTTTTTGAATCTTACTTTCGGTTACCGTATCCACATTACTTGTCGCTTCATCTAGAATCAATAATGATGGATTCGTAATAATTGTACGAGCAATACTAATTAATTGCTTTTGCCCAACACTAAAAATACTATTTTCATCACTAATCTCAGTTTCATATCCTTTTTCCAAACTCATAATAAAGTCATGAATATGTGCTTGTTTTGTGGCACTTTCAATTTCTTCATCTGTTGCATCAGTTTTGCCAAAGACAATGTTATCACGAATCGTTCCTGAAAATAGAACCGAGTCTTGTAATACAATTCCAATTTCTTTTCTCAAAGAGGCTAATTGAATATCTCGAATATCTGTTCCATCGATATAAATTGCACCATTATCAACATTATAGAAACGATTCAATAGATTCATAATCGTTGTTTTACCAGATCCCGTTGGTCCAACTAAGGCCACCATTTGACCTTTTTTCGCAGAAATACTCACATCTTTTAGAACTGGTTTTTCTGATACATAAGCAAAATCAACATGATCTAGACGAACTTCTTCATGAATACCGTCGATTGCCTTAACATCTGGGCGCTCAAATTCAGGAGTTTCATCAAAAATCTCACTAACACGACGTGCCCCAGTAATCGCTAGTTGTAACATACTATATTGCGAAGAAATCTGAGTCAACGGCATATAGAATTGTTGTGAATATTGAACAAACATCACGATTAATCCTAAAGCTACTGTCCGATCCACTTGACCGTCTAATGCCATTGATCCACCAAAGAAAATGACAATTGCAGTATTAAACAAGGAAATTCCTTGCATCATTGGGAATAACAATCCTGAATAAACTTGTCCCTTATAGGTAGCTTTTTTCACAGTATTATTGTATCCAATAAAACCGTCAATCGTTTCTTCCTCTAATCCATTCGTAATAATCACCTTTTGACCAGAGATTTTTTCATCAATATACCCATTCAATTCACCAATACTGTCTTGTTGTAAATTAACATATTTGCGTGCTTGACGAATCACTAAAGTCGCTGCCAAAATTGCAAATGGTGAAGCCGCTAACGTAATCCATGAAAGCTTCACATTTTGTTGGAACATCATAATAATAACACCAATCATCAATGCTAAATTTGATAAAACTTGTGTCAACGCTTGATTCAACGTATTTGAAATATTATCTAAATCACTTGTAAAACGGCTTAACATTTCACCATCACGATGACTATCAAAAAAGCGAATCGATAATTTTTCCATCCGTTTAAATAAATCTAAACGCATTTTATTCGTTGAATGACCTGCAACACCAGCCATCAAAATATTTTGAATGAACGTTCCACCTGCTAATAAGACATAAAAGATGACTAACATCCATATAATATGCACAAAATCACTTTTATCATCAACACCTGTAGTAAATAAACGTGTTGCATAATTAGCTAACTCTTGAATCGCCTCACTAATATACTTAGGAGCCTTCACCTGTAAATAAGTTGACCCAATAATCGCAATAATAATTACACTTAGACGTAGCTTAAAGTGACGAAGATAGTCCCAGAAAAAGCTTACTGTTCGTTTAAATTCAGTCATTATTCAGCCACCTCTTTTCCTTTTTGCGTATCATATATTTCACGGTAAACCGCACTTTCCTTCAATAATTCTTTATGATTACCTACATTCACCAAACGTCCCTCATCTAAAACCAAA is drawn from Carnobacterium gallinarum DSM 4847 and contains these coding sequences:
- a CDS encoding ABC transporter ATP-binding protein, whose translation is MTEFKRTVSFFWDYLRHFKLRLSVIIIAIIGSTYLQVKAPKYISEAIQELANYATRLFTTGVDDKSDFVHIIWMLVIFYVLLAGGTFIQNILMAGVAGHSTNKMRLDLFKRMEKLSIRFFDSHRDGEMLSRFTSDLDNISNTLNQALTQVLSNLALMIGVIIMMFQQNVKLSWITLAASPFAILAATLVIRQARKYVNLQQDSIGELNGYIDEKISGQKVIITNGLEEETIDGFIGYNNTVKKATYKGQVYSGLLFPMMQGISLFNTAIVIFFGGSMALDGQVDRTVALGLIVMFVQYSQQFYMPLTQISSQYSMLQLAITGARRVSEIFDETPEFERPDVKAIDGIHEEVRLDHVDFAYVSEKPVLKDVSISAKKGQMVALVGPTGSGKTTIMNLLNRFYNVDNGAIYIDGTDIRDIQLASLRKEIGIVLQDSVLFSGTIRDNIVFGKTDATDEEIESATKQAHIHDFIMSLEKGYETEISDENSIFSVGQKQLISIARTIITNPSLLILDEATSNVDTVTESKIQKAMENIIAGRTSFVIAHRLKTILNADYIVVLKEGTVIEEGTHESLLKEKGFYSELYHNQFVLEDA